A window of Plantibacter sp. PA-3-X8 genomic DNA:
GGTGGTGGAGCACAAGGGCAAGGACCGCCTCATCGAGGAGCTCGTCAACCGCACCGAGAAGACCCTCGTGTTCGCCCGCACCCGGGCGTACGCCGAGCGTCTCGCGGAGCAGCTCGGCATGGCGGGTATCCCCGCCGTCTCGCTCCACGGCGACCTCAACCAGGCGCGCCGCACGCGCAACCTGGAGAAGCTCACCTCGGGTCGGGTCAACGTGCTCGTCGCCACCGACGTCGCCGCCCGCGGCATCCACGTCGACGACATCACGCTCGTCGTGCAGGCCGACGCCCCGGACGAGTACAAGACGTACCTGCACCGTGCCGGCCGCACCGGCCGTGCCGGCAAGATCGGTCGCGTCGTCACGATCATCCCCAAGGCCCGTCGCCGCCGGATGACCGAACTGCTCGACCGCGCTGAGATCGAGGCCGCGTTCGACGACGCCGCCCCCGGCGACCAGCTCGTCGAGGACATCGCCACCGCGTAGTCCGCACCGCATCAGGAACGCCCGCCGAGCTCACGCTCGGCGGGCGTTCTCGCGTGTCAGGGGGTGAGGGCCGCGCGTTCGTCGTCGCGCGGCGCGAGGACGACGGCGTCGTCGACCCCGTCGAAGGTCCGGACCGGACGGGTGGCGTCCCAACGCTGCCAGCCCGGGTCGCCCGCCTTCGCGAACGCGACCCAGGCGTCGTGCATCGCGGTCGCGAGCGACTGCGGCGCCGAGGGGCCCGCCATCCGGACGGCCTCCGGCGAGTCGAGGTGGTCGAACACGAAGCCGATCTCCATCGCGTGGGCGGCTCCGAGGGCACCGGGCCCGTCCTCGCCGACGGGGCTCCGCCAAGCGAACTCGTACACCCACGTGTCCGCACCCGCGGCTGCACGCGCGTCGGCGACCCGGTTGAGTGGCACGCGCAACAGGACGTCCGTCGCCATCGCACCGAGGATCTCCCCGGTCGAGGCCTTCGGACGGTTCCGTCGGAAGGTGCGGACCGTCGCCGCGGGGATCCCGAGCTTGAGGCGTGCCGCGAGCAGATGGACGCGTTTGATCGTCGGGAGGAGTCCCGTCGGAACGAACCACAGTCGGTACTCCTCCGTCGTGCTGCCGATGAGGACGGGGATGCCGGCCGCCCGTCCGGCGAGCAACGCATCGAACGGACTGTCCGGTACGAGTGGTGCGGCTGTCGCGACCGCGAAGCCGGCGCCGCCGTTCAGCGGGTTGCCGCCCGCCATGGCCCGCTCCTGCGCGGCCACGAGCCCCTCCGGTGGAACACGTCGGAAGCCTGCTCGGGTGGTGGCGACCCCCAGATCCTTCGCCATGAGCTTCGAGATGCGGCCCGCCCGCTCGCGCGTCTGCGCCTCCAGCGGCCCGCTCTGGATGATCGCCCGGCGCATCACGGCTGGAGCGTCCGGGTGGGTGAGGAGCGTCGCCACCGAGGCGCCGCCCGCGGACTCGCCGAACACGGTGACGTTGTCGGGGTCGCCGCCGAACCGGGCGATCTCGTCCTGGACCCAGGTCAGGGCCGCCAGTTGGTCGGCGATGCCGAGGTTCAGCGGGACGTCGTCGAGCACCGAGAACCCCTCGGACCCGAGACGGTAGTTGACGGAGACGAGGACGACGCCGTCGCGAGCGAATGCGGTGCCGTCGTAGGCGTCGAGCGCGTTGGAGCCGTGGACGAACGAGCCTCCGTGGATCCAGACCATCACCGGGCGCAGGGCGGTCGACGGCTCAGTCGGTGTCCACACGTTGACGTTGAGGATCTCGTTCCCCGGCACGGTCACCGTGGAGAGGAGGTCGCCGACCGCGCCGGCATACGGGGCCTGCGGTGCGGTGGCGCCGGGCCGGGTCGCGTCGCGCGGCTCGTCCCAGGGCTCGACCGGCTGGGGGAGGCGGAACCGGTCGTCGCCGAACGGCGCCGCCGCATACGGGATGCCGAGGAAGCTGGAGACACCGCCCGCACTGCGTCCGGTGACCGGGCCGCTGCCGGTGTCGACGGTGATCGGCGTGGGCTGGTCGTCCGACCGGGTGTCGTCGTCGGCCGGTTCCAGCCCAGGGTCGATGCTCATACGCGTCCGTTCGTCAATGCTCGGGTGACCAACTGTATCGACGGCGGTCGTACGCGCGCCTGTGCATCGGACGGGAGACGGGTGCGGAAGACTGGAACGATGCAGATCCGTCCGTTCACCCCAGCCGACACCGACGCCGTCATCGCCCTCTGGCACACCGTGGGGCTCACACGACCGTGGAACGACCCGGCGAAGGACATCGAGCGCAAGTCGACGACGCAGCCCGAGCTGTTCCTCGTCGCGGTGGATGCCGATGGCGCCCTCATCGGCACGGCGATGGTGGGGTACGACGGCCACCGCGGATGGGTGCACTACCTGGCCGTGTCACCGGCGCAGCAGGGTGGTGGACTCGGTCGGGGGCTCATGGCCGAGGCCGAGCGCCTGCTCATCGGACTCGGGTGCCCGAAGATCAACCTCATGGTCCGGACGGGCAACGACCGCGTGATCGGGTTCTACGAGGCGCTCGGGTACGGCACCGACGAGGTCGCGCTGCTCAGCAAGCGGCTCATCCCCGACGCCTGAGGCTCCGGGTCAGAAGAGGGTCGGCTGGACCTGCAGGCCGGTCGTGACGAACTCCGGCGCCCGCTTGCGCAGCTCGGCCCGCTCGCCGTACCCGTCGCGCAACATGCCGAGCGCCGACGAGCGGACACCCCCGGTGGCCGGGTCCTCGGTGCCGCGCTCGAGCCCGTGGTCGCGGATCATCGGGCGGATGCGCGCTGCCAGCCACTTCCGGTACTCCTTCGGGGCGTAGGCGCCGTCGGCGTACATCGAGGTGTACCGGTCGACGAGCTCGGGGTGCTCCCGCGACAGCCACTGCATGAACCAGGGCTTGACGCCGGCCTTCAGGTACAGGGTCGAGAAGAGGACGGTGCTCGTGCCGGCCTCGCGGATGCGCGACAGGGCGAGGTCGAGGTGGTCGACGGTGTCGGTCAGGTAGGGGAGGATCGGCATCATGAAGACCCCGACGTCGAAGCCGAGGTCGGCAGCGGCGCGGACGGTCGCGAGTCTGGCCGCCGCCGTCGGGGTGCCGGGCTCGATCGACTGCTGCAGCTCGTCGTCGTAGATGGCGATCGACATGGCGAGGTCGACCGGCACGCGCTCAGCGACCTCGGCCAGGAGGGGCAGGTCGCGCCGGAGCAGCGTGCCCTTCGTCAGGATCGAGAACGGGGTTCCCGAGTCGGCGAGGGCCTTGATGATCCCCGGCATGAGGCGGTACTTGCCCTCGGCGCGCTGGTACGGGTCGGTGTTCGTGCCGAGTGCCACCGGGTGCCTGCCCCAGCTCGCCTTCGCGAGCTCCTTCTCGAGGACCTCGGCGACGTTCACCTTGACGATGAGCTGCGAGTCGAAGTCCTTCCCGGCATCGAGGTCCAGGTACGAATGCGTCGGTCGGGCGAAGCAGTACACGCAGGCATGGGAGCAGCCCCGATAGGGGTTGATGGTCCACCCGAACGGCATCACGGACTGGCCGGGCACGCGGTTGAGTGCGGACTTCGCGAGCACCTCGTGGAAGGTGATCCCGGCGAACTCGGGCGTCTGGACGCTGCGCACGAGGTTGTTCAGCTTCGCGAGGCCCGGCAGCGCCGACGTCGTCTCAACCCCGAGTTCCTGTCCGCTCCACCGCATGCCTCCATTAGAACATACGTTCGAGTCCTCCGGGTGACTCCGGACGAT
This region includes:
- a CDS encoding carboxylesterase/lipase family protein — encoded protein: MSIDPGLEPADDDTRSDDQPTPITVDTGSGPVTGRSAGGVSSFLGIPYAAAPFGDDRFRLPQPVEPWDEPRDATRPGATAPQAPYAGAVGDLLSTVTVPGNEILNVNVWTPTEPSTALRPVMVWIHGGSFVHGSNALDAYDGTAFARDGVVLVSVNYRLGSEGFSVLDDVPLNLGIADQLAALTWVQDEIARFGGDPDNVTVFGESAGGASVATLLTHPDAPAVMRRAIIQSGPLEAQTRERAGRISKLMAKDLGVATTRAGFRRVPPEGLVAAQERAMAGGNPLNGGAGFAVATAAPLVPDSPFDALLAGRAAGIPVLIGSTTEEYRLWFVPTGLLPTIKRVHLLAARLKLGIPAATVRTFRRNRPKASTGEILGAMATDVLLRVPLNRVADARAAAGADTWVYEFAWRSPVGEDGPGALGAAHAMEIGFVFDHLDSPEAVRMAGPSAPQSLATAMHDAWVAFAKAGDPGWQRWDATRPVRTFDGVDDAVVLAPRDDERAALTP
- a CDS encoding Rv2578c family radical SAM protein is translated as MRWSGQELGVETTSALPGLAKLNNLVRSVQTPEFAGITFHEVLAKSALNRVPGQSVMPFGWTINPYRGCSHACVYCFARPTHSYLDLDAGKDFDSQLIVKVNVAEVLEKELAKASWGRHPVALGTNTDPYQRAEGKYRLMPGIIKALADSGTPFSILTKGTLLRRDLPLLAEVAERVPVDLAMSIAIYDDELQQSIEPGTPTAAARLATVRAAADLGFDVGVFMMPILPYLTDTVDHLDLALSRIREAGTSTVLFSTLYLKAGVKPWFMQWLSREHPELVDRYTSMYADGAYAPKEYRKWLAARIRPMIRDHGLERGTEDPATGGVRSSALGMLRDGYGERAELRKRAPEFVTTGLQVQPTLF
- a CDS encoding GNAT family acetyltransferase is translated as MQIRPFTPADTDAVIALWHTVGLTRPWNDPAKDIERKSTTQPELFLVAVDADGALIGTAMVGYDGHRGWVHYLAVSPAQQGGGLGRGLMAEAERLLIGLGCPKINLMVRTGNDRVIGFYEALGYGTDEVALLSKRLIPDA